Genomic window (Methanolacinia paynteri):
GTCGTTTATGCCGCTATGAATCTGAAAGGGCCTCTTTTTTTCTCCAGGCTGAAGTGCCGGATAAAAAAAATTACATAGCCTCTGTAGTCGGCCTTAATCCTGACGAGAACCAGATCCCTGTCATCGAATATATCGGTCTCTGCACGACCCTGCACGATTCGAAATGGAGGCTGATAAACAGGGATGTCGGCTCAGGTTTTGTAAAGATCGATAAGAGCGAATATGATGAACTGATAAAAGAGAGAATCCGGGCGATGCTCGAGGATCAGCTCCCCCTTAAGGTGGGTGAAGAGATCTGCGGCATGCTCAAATCCCTTACTGACGAACTTTCCGCCGGCTACCAGGAGATGCTCCTGGAACAGTTCGGGGAAGTGGATGAAGACTCCTTCCCTCCGTGCATGAAGGCAATAATAAACGCGGTTACCGAAGGAACGAATATTCCTCACACCGCCCGGTTTTCACTCACGGCATTCATGCATGTAATCGGTATGGACAGCACCCAGATCGTTGAGGTCTATACAC
Coding sequences:
- a CDS encoding DNA primase large subunit PriL, which produces MPVELDKKDLAKYPFLKEAQKLVGESGYSIDSLIGKKSFIVKKGAERVEKAIKFDYNFDDVRLDMAEWEILSYAFARILISCLSERNLIGRLCRYESERASFFLQAEVPDKKNYIASVVGLNPDENQIPVIEYIGLCTTLHDSKWRLINRDVGSGFVKIDKSEYDELIKERIRAMLEDQLPLKVGEEICGMLKSLTDELSAGYQEMLLEQFGEVDEDSFPPCMKAIINAVTEGTNIPHTARFSLTAFMHVIGMDSTQIVEVYTRAPDFDVEKTMYQVEHISGSGGTEYTPPSCPTMKTYGLCVNRDSYCKNISHPLSYYRARKKAQKNNPADNEEKPQSSQNKEENS